AttctgaagaaagtagaacagtgcaaactggaactagcaggtccattgtttatcacaatgaaatgagTCAAGTAAAACACGTGTATGTGGCAAGTAAAACACGTGTATGTGGCAAGTAAAACACGTGTATGTGGCAAGTAAAACACGTGTATGTGGCAAGTAAAACACGTGTATGTGGCAAGTAACAACATAAccagactaacagacgttgtcacagctcgtataagacttggctacagtaACTTTGCCAGTTATGCTTGTTTAGGGCTCCAGATGACAGTGTTGACAAagccagggacacacactcgaacactacatCTTGGAGAGCAACACAAGAATCAGCCATTTAGACATAAATCTATACACAGGCTGCGTGCCTTGGCCAGCCATCTTATACAaatgaaaaaatattataaaatccttgcactgtatccttgTCTCACTTCCGGTTGATGAATGACACACGCCAGATTAATGTATAAACTGTGTagcgtgaataataataataataataataataataataataataataataacaacacagCAGGTCTTCTATGATACCTTAATCTCCCATAACATTACATTTAATTTCACCAAAAAACTATATTTAATGTAGTAAACCCAAATATGCTGTGATGAggcttcgaacctatgcgcttagTGTTCCCAAATGCAGACTCCAGACCACTACGCCACGTCATGGTCAAAAGAACTGTaacctggggtactactgcaccctcgAGGGATCCCGAGGCTCCCACTGAAGCCTAACCATAGTTTCACCCGCCCCCCCCATCCCTTCCATtcactctggctctgtcgtccAGTAGACGACCTCTGACGACCCTCctccaatacacacagaaatcacgacATTCCTTTGACTGTGTCGTGGCGTACTGGTCTAGAGCGTGCATCTGGGATCACCcaacacataggttcgaatctgcatcacggctcctgtggatttgctcAATTGATCATGCGATTTACCTGTGAATATTTAATGGACAATAATTTATTTTCAATGTATACATATTTGTAATGTATACATATTTGTAATGTATACATATTTTTAATGTATACATATTTGTAATGTATACATATTTGTAATGTATACATATTTGTAATGTATACATATTTGTGATGCGCTGACTGTATGGATgtaatgtgctcacctagttgtgcttgcaggggttgagcttcggctcttcggCCCCGAGTGAGCGGCTTAGTGAATGCAGCTCAGATGAAGATATTAATGGAAAAATCACCACCGAGGCTTCACTAACCCCTTATGtggcctctgtaaccccttatgtgccctctgtaaccccttatgtggcctctgtaaccccttatgtggcctctgtaaccccttatgtgccctctgtaaccccttatgtAGTCTCTGTAACCCCTTATGTGCcctctgtaaccccttatgtgccctctgtaaccccttatgtGGCCTTTGTAACCCCTTATGtggcctctgtaaccccttatgtgccctctgtaaccccttatgtgccctctgtaaccccttatgtgccctctgtaaccccttatgtgccctctgtaaccccttatgtgccctctgtaaccccttatgtgccctctgtaaccccttatgtgccctctgtaaccccttatgtgccctctgtaaccccttatgtACCCTCTGTAACCCATTATGTGCcctctgtaaccccttatgtgccctctgtaaccccttatgtggcctctgtaaccccttatgtggcctctgtaaccccttatgtGCCCTCTGTAACACCTTATGTGCCCTCCGTAACCCCTTATGTGGCCTCTGTAACCCCCTTATGTGGCCTTTGTAACCCCTTATGTGGCCTTTGTAACCCCTTATGTGCcctctgtaaccccttatgtggcctctgtaaccccttatgtgccctctgtaaccccttatgtgccctctgtaaccccttatgtgccctctgtaaccccttatgtGGCCTCTGTAACCCCCTTATGTGGCCTTTGTAACCCCTTATGTGGCCTTTGTAACCCCTTATGTGCcctctgtaaccccttatgtggcctctgtaaccccttatgtgccctctgtaaccccttatgtgccctctgtaacaccttatgtgccctctgtaaccccttatgtgccctctgtaacaccttatgtgccctctgtaaccccttatgtgccctctgtaaccccttatgtaccctctgtaaccccttatgtGGCCTTTGTAACCCCTTATGTGCcctctgtaaccccttatgtggcctctgtaaccccttatgtggcctctgtaaccccttatgtGGCCTTTGTAACCCCTTATGTGGCCTTTGTAACCCCTTATGTGGCCTTTGTAACCCCTTATGtggcctctgtaaccccttatgtggcctctgtaaccccttatgtgccctctgtaacaccttatgtgccctctgtaaccccttatgtgccctctgtaaccccttatgtgccctctgtaaccccttatgtgccctctgtaaccccttatgtgccctctgtaaccccttatgtGGCCTTTGTAACCCCTTATGTGCcctctgtaaccccttatgtggcctctgtaaccccttatgtgccctctgtaaccccttatgtgccctctgtaaccccttatgtggcctctgtaaccccttatgtGGCCTTTGTAACCCCTTATGtggcctctgtaaccccttatgtgccctctgtaaccccttatgtgccctctgtaaccccttatgtGGTCTCTGTAACCCCTTATGTGGCCTTTGTAACCCCTTATGTGCcctctgtaaccccttatgtgccctctgtaaccccttatgtgccctctgtaaccccttatgtgccctctgtaacccttatgtgccctctgtaaccccttatgtGGCCTTTGTAACCCCTTATGTGCcctctgtaaccccttatgtgccctctgtaaccccttatgtGGCCTTTGTAACCCCTTATGTGCcctctgtaaccccttatgtgccctctgtaaccccttatgtgccctctgtaaccccttatgtGGCCTTTGTAACCCCTTATGTGCcctctgtaaccccttatgtGGCCTTTGTAACCCCTTATGTGCcctctgtaaccccttatgtgccctctgtaaccccttatgtgccctctgtaatcccttatgtggcctctgtaaccccttatgtgccctctgtaaccccttatgtGCCCTCTGTATGTAATCCCTTATGtggcctctgtaaccccttatgtgccctctgtaaccccttatgtgccctctgtaaccccttatgtgccctctgtaaccccttatgtGGCCTTTGTAACCCCTTATGTGCcctctgtaaccccttatgtgccctctgtaaccccttatgtggcctctgtaaccccttatgtggcctctgtaaccccttatgtGGCCTTTGTAACCCCTTATGTGGCCTTTGTAACCCCTTATGtggcctctgtaaccccttatgtggcctctgtaaccccttatgtgccctctgtaacaccttatgtgccctctgtaacaccttatgtgccctctgtaaccccttatgtgccctctgtaaccccttatgtgccctctgtaaccccttatgtGGCCTTTGTAACCCCTTATGTGCcctctgtaaccccttatgtggcctctgtaaccccttatgtgccctctgtaaccccttatgtggcctctgtaaccccttatgtGGCCTTTGTAACCCCTTACGtggcctctgtaaccccttatgtgccctttgtaaccccttatgtgccctctgtaaccccttatgtGGCCTCTGTGACCCCTTATGtggcctctgtaaccccttatgtgccctctgtaaccccttatgtgccctctgtaaccccttatgtgccctctgtaaccccttatgtgccctctgtaaccccttatgtGGCCTTTGTAACCCCTTATGTGGCCTTTGTAACCCCTTATGTGCcctctgtaaccccttatgtgccctctgtaaccccttatgtGGCCTTTGTAACCCCTTATGTGCcctctgtaaccccttatgtgccctctgtaaccccttatgtGGCCTTTGTAACCCCTTATGTGCcctctgtaaccccttatgtgccctctgtaaccccttatgtgccctctgtaaccccttatgtGGCCTTTGTAACCCCTTATGTGCcctctgtaaccccttatgtGGCCTTTGTAACCCCTTATGTGCcctctgtaaccccttatgtgccctctgtaaccccttatgtgccctctgtaaccccttatgtgccctctgtaatcccttatgtggcctctgtaaccccttatgtgccctctgtaaccccttatgtGCCCTCTGTATGTAATCCCTTATGtggcctctgtaaccccttatgtgccctctgtaaccccttatgtgccctctgtaaccccttatgtgccctctgtaaccccttatgtgccctctgtaaccccttatgtgccctctgtaatcccttatgtgccctctgtaaccccttatgtGGCCTCTGTAACACCTTATGTGCcctctgtaaccccttatgtgccctctgtaacccgttatgtgccctctgtaaccccttatgtgccctctgtaaccccttatgtgccctctgtaaccccttatgtgccctctgtaaccccttatgtgccctctgtaaccccttatgtgccatctgtaaccccttatgtgccctctgtaaccccgctcacaggatgagaatgGGGTGCAAAATAAACTACTGCAGGTAATCTTGGCCAGTACCCGCACGACCCCGCAGGTAGTCCTGGTCAGTACCCGCAGGTGGTCCTAGCCCGTACCCGCACGACTCCGCAGGTAGTCCTAGCCAGTACCCGCACGACCCCACAGGTGGTCCTGGCCAGTACCCGCAGGTAATCCTAGCCAGTACCCGCACGACCCCACATGAAGTCCTGGCCAGTTCCCACAGGTAGTTCTGACCAGTACCCGCACGACCCCGCAGGTGGTTCTGGCCAGTACCCGCAGGTAGTCCTGGCCAGTACCCGCACGACCCCACAGGTAGTCTTGGTCAGTACCCGCACGACCCTGCAGGTGGTTCTAGCCAGTACCCGCACGACCCCACAGGTAGTCCTGGCCAGAACCCGCACGACCCCACAGGTAGTCCTGGCCAGAACCCGCACGACCCCACAGGTAGTCCTGGCCAGAACCCGCACGACCTCGCAGGTAGTCCTGGCTAGAACCCGAACGACCCCGCAGGTAGTCCTGATCAGTACCCGCACGACCCCGCAGGTAGTCCTGATCAGTACCCGCACGACCCAACAGGTGGTCCTGGCCAGTACCCGCACGACCCGGCAGGTGATCCTGCCCAGTACCCGCAGGTAGTCCTAGCCAGTACCCGCACGACCCCGCAGGTGGTCTTAGCCAGTACCCGCACGACCCCGCAGATAGTCCTGGCCAGTACCCGCACGACCCCGCAGGTGGTCTTAGCCAGTACCCGCACGACCCCGCAGGAACTCCTGGCCAGTACCCGCACGACCCCGCAGGTAGTCCTAGCCAGTACCCGCACGACCCCGCAGGTGGTCCTAGCCAGTACCCGCACGACCCCGCAGGTGGTCCTGGCCAGTACCCGCATGACCCCGCAGGTGGTCCTGGCCAGTACCCGCAGGTAGTCCTGGCCAGTACCCGCACGAGCCCACAGGTAGTCTTGGCCAGTACCCGCACCACCCAGCAGGTGGTCTTTGTCAGTACCCGCACGACCCGCAGGTAGTCCTGGCCAGTACCCGCACGGGTTCTAGGCGGCACGGGCAGCGCAAGTGCCTACACGCGCCCTCCACCACATCCTCCTAAAAGCATTTACAAGTTGCCTGAGAGTCATCGTCTATCTGAAGCCTATGAGATTTTGGGACTCATTTTCGCGCGCGGCTGTTGTGCGATCCGCGAATCCGGGCTGCCATTTTTTGTTAGTTTACAGGTGCGTGGACGTGTCGGAGGGTCGCGGCCGGAACGGAGGGTCGCCGCCTGCTCCCCGCTTCTGTCAACACTACCCAGGGAAAAACTGGCCGATGCAGCGTCAAGGAACACAACAGTGTGTGTGGCGAGGCTGACGCCGTTTTCTCTGGTCGCCTCCATCTGTCCCCTGACCATCACCGGGGCCAGTCTGAGCTCCGTGTTCACTAGTCCTGTTTGATGGCTGAGGGCTATCCGGGCTAATCCCTGTCCTGCGTGATTGTAAATTTTTCTATGGCGCAATCTTTTCCCCGTCTTGCTGCGACATTGTTAAACCTCCTCCATCCTCCAGACGTCTTCAACTTTGGCCGGTCTACTACTGTAGTTCTCGAGTGCTACTTCCTTGTTTGTTTCGTCTAGATAAGTCTCCGCTGCATCATCTTCAGCTACCATTCTCCCGACTATTGACTCGTGATTTTCCTCTGTTTCCCCAGCTCACCTCggtatgtttcctttcacctaatgcctctatcCATCTAGCAGAAAATAAGCATCcgtgagttaggcaactgttgtgggtttgtgaccTGGAGAAGGTCAGTAGTTGTGTCAAGGTTCCCTCATGGTACAAGTTTGAACTGTTTACACacacaattttatatatatactagcagtgcccggccacgcgttgctgtggctcagcaccgtgcaaccttccctgtccctccgtcctccccatcattccccccttcacccgtctcctcggcctcccaaccaattcccattccaccatcccctcttccttcccaccataccccactccgttgtccctttgtcctccccaccattctccattcccccatcccctcgtccccaccatcccaaactcccccgtcccctcgtccttcccccaccattaccccctcccttgtcccccccgccccaccatctctcacttccgtcccctcgtcatccccaccatgtctcacttccgtcccctcgtcatccccaccatgtctcacttccgtcccctcgtcatccccaccattccccactccctcgtccgatgccttcccaaatggtctgatgttcccatcagaaaattgggaacatgaagtgatctgatgttcccatcactgaaatataagaaaaacagttaaaaaatgaaatgaaaatataaaaaataaaaacaaataactatactcacaaaatgaatggtatggtaaacaacaaagctcaattccaatgcaattcacacaaaataattaaattaaaatgaaaataaatcaaaatctatgaaaattcaatttatcaatggaattggaaaaatttaaatggaattgtaacatatttagttgcTCTTTAGTTGTTCTTgcttgttgctcttacatgcaacagatggcgctgtttttcaagaaaaacatagttttacctgtcacaggtgttgcatctgtacttatacttacgaaatgaacgatatggtaaacaacacagcctaattccaacacaatatcacacaaaataattaaaaaataataaaatatatctaaatcgatgaaaataaaatttatcaatgccatCGGAAACATTCaattggaattcgtgacatatttagtatatcgtGCATGtctctattatgtgcaacagatggcgctgtttttccaaaatgcatgtttttacctgtcacaagagtggcatctatatagtaggaatataaaaagatgttcctattcgaatgcaacgttgtgtcaaaatttcaaagcaattggtagagTGTTTTCGAAGatgtccctcacatgaaaaacacagtttttcagaaaaagcattttttttttttagcatcacagacgtgacatctatatagtatgtatataaaaacccgctcggatgcaaatggaacgttgtgtgaaaatttcaaagtaatcggtgaacaactttcggaaattagcaattttgaacaaacgaacatttacatttttatttatatagatagcatgtgtgttcctcttacacgcaacagatggcgctgtttttcaagaaatgcataattttacctgtcacaggtgtggcatctatactaatACTTACGAATAAACaatatggtaaataacacagctcaattccaacacaatgtcacacaacattattcaataaaaaataaaataaatcgaaatctatgaaaataaaatttattaatgcaatcggaaacattcaaatggaattcgtgacatatttagtgta
This genomic stretch from Procambarus clarkii isolate CNS0578487 chromosome 22, FALCON_Pclarkii_2.0, whole genome shotgun sequence harbors:
- the LOC138367635 gene encoding nascent polypeptide-associated complex subunit alpha, muscle-specific form-like translates to MCPLYVIPYVASVTPYVPSVTPYVPSVTPYVPSVTPYVAFVTPYVPSVTPYVPSVTPYVASVTPYVASVTPYVAFVTPYVAFVTPYVASVTPYVASVTPYVPSVTPYVPSVTPYVPSVTPYVPSVTPYVPSVTPYVAFVTPYVPSVTPYVASVTPYVPSVTPYVASVTPYVAFVTPYVASVTPYVPFVTPYVPSVTPYVASVTPYVASVTPYVPSVTPYVPSVTPYVPSVTPYVPSVTPYVAFVTPYVAFVTPYVPSVTPYVPSVTPYVAFVTPYVPSVTPYVPSVTPYVAFVTPYVPSVTPYVPSVTPYVPSVTPYVAFVTPYVPSVTPYVAFVTPYVPSVTPYVPSVTPYVPSVTPYVPSVIPYVASVTPYVPSVTPYVPSVCNPLCGLCSPSQYPHDPAGGLSQYPHDPADSPGQYPHDPAGGLSQYPHDPAGTPGQYPHDPAGSPSQYPHDPAGGPSQYPHDPAGGPGQYPHDPAGGPGQYPQVPDVRRLQELKEAFEQNSVLSFTFEMESDGKLPFLDVTVLERNGVFHTTVYTKETNIGICLNANSDFPDSIVKTKLELKPTKHSGLSIYQRAIIEFRQHEKVM